Proteins from one Methanobacterium formicicum genomic window:
- a CDS encoding peptidoglycan-binding domain-containing protein: MVFMVAAAVPISGAVSDPDNNAGDNNAANGLQIGVSDQEIQDTQNVLQSSNPFGANSTSKILGTNNSTDGSLRLGTTGDKVKELQQWLTDYGYYSGDIDGIFGEDTETAVRNFQEEAGLIVDGVVGNDTRKAMASWDKYLAEVQAAAGESDYSSTSNSDKSTYSPKKSYANAVRSYSKYYSSSWYNGKGTGDCWANSASLYSSLTSSGTRARIVQYANRYSSNHRSVQVWNGNSWVDYDYRGNGYAQRYYATGGSSSGAVIAGG, encoded by the coding sequence ATGGTGTTCATGGTCGCTGCTGCAGTACCAATATCTGGTGCTGTGAGCGACCCGGACAATAATGCGGGCGATAATAACGCGGCCAATGGTTTGCAGATTGGAGTGAGTGACCAGGAGATTCAGGACACTCAGAATGTTCTCCAGAGTAGTAATCCATTTGGTGCAAATTCCACTAGTAAGATCCTGGGAACCAACAACTCCACTGATGGTTCATTGAGACTGGGAACTACCGGTGATAAGGTCAAAGAACTACAACAATGGTTAACTGATTACGGTTACTATTCTGGGGATATCGATGGTATTTTCGGTGAAGACACCGAAACTGCTGTTCGGAATTTCCAGGAAGAAGCCGGTTTAATTGTTGACGGTGTTGTGGGTAATGACACTCGTAAGGCCATGGCCAGCTGGGATAAATACCTGGCAGAAGTCCAGGCCGCTGCCGGTGAAAGTGATTACAGTTCTACCTCTAACTCAGATAAATCAACCTACTCTCCTAAAAAATCATATGCCAATGCTGTCCGCAGTTACAGCAAGTATTACAGTAGCAGCTGGTATAATGGTAAGGGTACTGGTGATTGCTGGGCTAACAGTGCATCACTGTACAGTTCGCTGACCTCTTCAGGAACCAGAGCACGTATTGTTCAGTATGCTAACCGTTACTCATCAAATCATCGTTCAGTTCAGGTCTGGAATGGTAACAGCTGGGTTGACTATGATTACCGTGGTAATGGTTATGCCCAGAGATACTATGCCACTGGTGGCAGCTCGTCCGGAGCAGTAATAGCAGGCGGATAA